GAAGAAGGCGCAGGCGAGCATTCAGGGCGACACCGTGCGGGTGGTGAGCAAGGACCGGGATGTTCTGCAGGAGGTGATGGCGCTGTTGAAGGGCAAAGATATCGGCGTCGAGCTGCAGTTCACCAACTTCCGCTCCAACTGACTTGGAATCTAACCTGGGATGTGAATCCGCTGGGCGGCGAGGACTGGTTCGCCGCTGCGTCTCGCCAGTGGAGTTGCCACTATCAAAATTCTGAGTTACTTTTTCGAGCCGGACCTGAAGCCAAATCCACATCCTGATACTCTGACTAGTAAGTGAGCACGCTCTCCATCGCGACCGCAGCCGAGGTGTTCGACCTCCTCCGTGACGATCTAGCCGCCATTGAGCAGGAGTTCTCCCGTCAATCCACCTCCGACGTCGAGGTTGTCACCGACATTGCGCGGTACCTTATCGCGGGTGGTGGCAAGCGTATTCGGCCGCTGCTGCTGCTGCTCTCGGCTAAGGCTCTGGGCTGCACCAGCGAGAGCCGCATACGGCTGGGCGCGGTCGTCGAGATGCTTCACACCGCGACCCTAGTTCACGACGACATCATCGACGAGGCCGACACACGCCGTGGGCGACCCTCTTCGAACACCACCTGGGGCAATGCGAAATGCGTTCTCGCGGGCGACTGGCTCTATATGCAGTCCTTCTCGGCGGCGCTCGAGGAGCGGAACTTTCGTGTTCTTGAGCTGCTGATCTCGCTGACCCAGCAGATGGTCGAGGGCGAGCTGCTTCAGATCGAAAAGCTCGGTCACCTGATCAACGAAGAGGAGTACTTCGACCTCATCTTCCGTAAGACGGCTTGCCTCTTCAAGGTGTCGATGCAGCTTGGCGCAGCGATTACGCCGGCTCACGGCTTCGGCGATCCGGAGGAGCTTGAGGCTCAGCTGGGGGAGTACGGCCGCAACCTGGGCCTCGCCTTCCAGATCGTCGACGACGTCCTCGATCTGACCGCCGCGGAAGATGTCCTCGGCAAGCCCGTCGCCTCGGACCTGCGCGAAGGCAAAGCCACACTCGCCGTCATTCACGCGCTCGAGCGCGGCACCGGGGCCGACCGCGAGGCTATCCGAACAGTGCTCGCCGACCGCAGCTTCGCCCGCGTCTCCCACCCGCAGATCCTTGAGATTCTGCAGCGCCACGGCTCACTCGACTACGCCATGGACACCGCCTGCGCCTATGCCGAAGCCGCCCGCCTCACCATCGCCGACCTGCCCGACTCAGAAGCCAAGCGCGCCTTGCTGTGGGTTCCTGGCTTCGTCACCAGCCGCGACCGCTAAGCATCGGCTCGCCTGACTCATCCATCGTTTGATTGACGTAGCCCCCTGAACCCTTATCGGACACCACCTTGCCCGGGTTTCCTAACACAACTGCATTCGGCGGAACGTCGAAGTTGACGTACGCTCCAGGCGCGATGAGCGCCTCGCGTCCAATGGTCACATTGCCGACGATGATCGCGTTCGTCCCTACCCAGACACGGTCTTCCAACGTAGGCGCTCCTGTGCGCGGCCCCCGGCTGGCTGCGCCGATCGTGACGCCCGGCGCGATATTGATATTGTCTCCCAGGACCGCGTCAGGACTAATCACAACGCCACCAAAGTGGCCCAGATAGAATCCACTGCCAATGCTTGTCGTCGGAGAGATGTCAAAGCCGTATTTGAAGCGGTAACGATTCAGCAGAATCCGGTTCCAGGCATAGGCAAATATCGCAAGGGACCGCCTTCTCTTACGGTAAAAGGCTACCTTGCGAAGGTAATAGGTGTAGCGAAAGCCCGGATCATGAAGATAGGCAGCGAGGAAGGAGCGCCTGTCTGCTTTGCCACGATAGCGGTAGAGATCTGCGCGCAAAGTCTGCAGCAACGCGGGGTCCAATTCGTTTGCCTCCATTCCCAGCTTATATGGCTAAGATCGTTCGAAGAGAACCCTGCGACTATCTCCTGCGCTAATGTACGGCAAGCCGCGATTCAAGCATAGAGGTTTTCCGAATGTCGAGCAAGACCCCACTCCGAAGCCAAGCGCGCCCTGCTGTGGGTCCCCGGCTTCGTCACCAGCCGCGACCAGTAGAGTCGCTATCAAAACAAACGCAATTCGATTGACACGCAGAAGACTGGACGTCAGAATCGCGCCATGCTTCCTTTGCTCATCCTGATGATGCTCTTTGCATTCCTCGCAATGGGGGCGTTTGTATTTGTCCTGTGCGCGACAGCACCCCCGCTGCGCAAGTACAGCCTAAGCGCTGCTCTATGGTGTGCAACGTTGGGGCCGTGTTCGGTGGTATGGACAGTTGGAGCCGGTCTCGCGCTTGTGGCAAGTGGGATACTGATGCAGGCAACGCAAACGCGAAGCATCCACTTGCCGGAGTTGCCGAAGGGGATCGGAACAGGGTATATCGTGTTCGGATTGATCGGGTCTCTTTTCACAGCCACAGTTGTTGCCTGGGTTCATCAAAAGGCCATACGCCAAATGACTTTTGCGCTCTTTCGCATCTATGCAGGAGGTGTTGCAGGCGGAATCGGCACTGTTTGGGGCTGGTGCCTGGGATTCTGGCTCCTTCTCAACACTCAAGTTCACTACCGATTCGCACTATGGGGCTTGGCGATGGCGGCGTTATGTGCAGGTTTTGGCTACTCAGGGTTTCACTGGGCAAGATGGCTGAGAAGCAAATCACCAACGACACCCGGATTAGTCTCTCAGGCAGAATTCGAAGGATTAGGCTGACAATGCCTGCCCTCCAACCTTCTCCTCAGACTTTTAGTTCTCAACCGCAGGGCTACCTCGGCTTCATTTAGAAACACAATTTACCGTGTTTATTTTTGGTCCGGCAACAATCGTCACAGTTGGCAAATTAACTGGCTTTCGTCTTACTCGCGGGCTGTTGTTTCCCCTCCGCGATCTTCCATTCGAGCATCTTCTTCTCCGCGGCGATACCCTCTCTTCCGCGTTCCACGAGCCGATCTGCCAGCTTGTCGATATCTCGTTTCATATGGAAATCCTACTCCTCGTCTTCACACTGCTTTAGCATCTTTCTCTTCATCCAGATCTATGACCCGCATTGCATTTCTGCCCTGCTCGACGAGCACCTGGATTCTGCCCTCTGCGGCCTCCAGCTCCTTCTTGCAGGCGTTCGAGAGCTTCAGGCCCTCCTCGAACAGATGCACCGAGTCGTCGAGCGAGAGGTCTCCTCGCTCCAGCTTTTCGACTACACTCTCCAACGCTGTTAACTGCTCTTCAAAGTTTGCCATTATGCAACCTCAACCGCGGCTAGACCGAGCACGTCGGCTGCGACGCCGTATCGTCCGAAGGGCGCACTGACCTGAACGCCCTGCACCATGGGCTTCGCCTCGGCGAGCATCTCCTGCGCGATCTTGACGCCCTCGAGCCTGCCTGCCTCGGGCGTTAACGCCTTCGCCATCCGCGCCATGATCTCATCCGGCATGCTGACGCGCAGATCGTTCTTCATAAACTCCGCGTTGCGCAGGCTGGTCAACGGCCAGATGCCTGCGATTACCGGGATGCGGAAGCTTTCGATTCTGCGCAGAAACTCTTCGAGTACGCGCAGGTCGAAGACCGGCTGGGTGATGGCGTACTCCGCACCGGCCTCTACCTTGAAAGCAAATCTGCGGACCTCCTGATCCATATCCTGCACGCCGGGGTTCGCTGCTACCGCGATGGAGAAGCCGGTGGACTCGCCAATCGAGTTGTTGCCGATGTCGAGTCCGTAGTTCAGGTTCTTCACTACATTCACCAGGCCGATTGCATCGACATCGAAGACCGCGGTCGCATTAGGATAGTTGCCCAGCTTCGGCGGATCGCCGGTGAGGCAGAGAATATTCTTCAGCCCGATCGAGGACGCGCCCAGCAGATCACTCTGAATGCTCAGCACATTGCGGTCGCGGCAGGTGTAGTGCAGAATCGTCTCGATGCCGACGTGCTGCTGGATCTGTACGCACAGGCTCTGCGCGCTCATCCTTGCGCTGGCCCGGGGCGAGTCGGGCACGTTGATCGCATCGACGCCCAGCCGGTGCATCTGCATCGCTCCGTCCAGCTCCTTGCTGCAGTCAATGCCCTTTGGGGGCACGATCTCGACCATCGTGACAAAGTCGCCCGCCGCTACCATCGAGCCGATCTTCGACCGTTCGGCCAGCGGTGGCGGCGCAACTTTGCTCTCCTTGATGGTGGTGGCGTTGCCGGTTGCGTCGCGCTGCATCACCTCGACGCCGCTCTCCATCGCGTCGAGCGCACGCAGCGAACTCTTCATGGCCCGGGTGTAGCTTGGCGTGGTTCCGCAGCATCCGCCAACGATGCTCGCGCCCGCCTTCACCAGCTTGCGGGTGAAGCTGGCCATGTATTCAGGCGAGGTGAGATAGATCGTGCGCCCCTCGAAGGCCCGTGGAATTCCCGCATTCGGCATTGCTGCCAGCGGCAGCGTGGTAAGGGGCCGGATGCGCTCAATTACACTCAATACGGTCGCCGGCCCTGCGCTGCAGTTGCATCCCACCGCATCGGCGCCCCACTCGGTCAGTTTGATGGCGGCGGTCTCGGCCGAGGCCCCATCCAGGCAGTTGCCGTCTTCATCGACAGTCATCATCACCACGACGCGAACGCCGGGAGCGACGCGACGCGCTGCCAGGATCGCCTGCTCCGCCTCGGTCAGCGAGGTCATCGTCTCCACAATCAGCAGGTCTACGCCCACGCCAGGCCCGCCTTCGACCATCGCACGGATCTGCTCGGCAAAGGCATCCTGCGCCTCCTCGAGGCCAACCTTGCCCAGCGGCTCCAGCCTTACGCCCAGCGGGCCAATGGAGCCCGCCACAAACGCCTCGCAGGCCTGCTTCTCCCGGATCTGGTTGACGCACTCCCGCGCCAGCTTGACGCCAGCTACGTTGATCGCGCGCACTTGATCCTGCAGCCCGTGCTGTCCCAGGCGAAACCGGTTGCCGCCAAAGGTGTTGGTCTCGACGACCTCGGCCCCCGCCTGGAGGTATTCGTTGTGGATCTCGCGCACGAGGTCCGGCTGCGAGAGGTTCAGCTCGTCGTAACAGCGGTTGATGAAGACGCCGCGCGCGTAGAGCATCGTGCCCATGGCTCCGTCGCACAGTACTGTTGCGCCGTCAAACAACCGGCCGGCCGCAGCATAGCCTGCAACAGACGCCAACTCCGCACTCCGTACCTCATCCGCCATAGCCGTCTCCAATGTGTTCCTACCATCTTAAGCCACGCGGCGGACCCGCTCCAAACCAATAAAATGCAAGCCTTTGCGGATTGCTCCCAAACCATGGTCTGGCGCGTCTTTTGTTATACTCGGCAGATAGCCGCGGCCGCCAGATTATGCCTCAGCGCTCAGGTTGGAGTTAGTTACCGTTGACGAATCGAAGTCTCTTTACCCAGTCTCTCCGTGCCCAGATCTTCTGCGGCCTGCTGATCGCCGCCTTCACGCTGGGACTCACAGCCTGCGGCCCGTACTACTACAAATTCCCCCAGTATCCCTTCGCCAACCGCCCGATTCCACCCAGTAAGCTTGCCCAACGCGTGATGATTGGCGTGACGGCCAACGGCGGCACCAGCGGCAGCTTACAGATCGTCGATGCGAAGCGCGATCTGCGCAACAACGTAGAGAACACGAAGCCCTCGTTCTCCATCAGCGGATACTCGTCCGGCTATCCCAATCTCATTCTCAACTTCCCCTCTGAGATCGCCGGTTACGTCTACTCGAATACGCTGGGCGACGTTCAGATCATCAACTACGGCACCGAGTCCGCCAGCAGTAATGCGGGCAGCTTCCCCGGCTCCACGAGCATCGCTGTTCCTCCGACCTTCGGCCACGTGTATGCCGCCCAGGAGAACGCTGGCTTGCTTGGGATCATCGACAAGATCACCGGAGGGACTTACGAGCTCAACCTGCCGAATGTCTACCGGGTGGTCGTCAACCAGGGCGACACGGTCATCCTGGCGATGGTCCGCAACTCCAACTCGGTGTACCGCGTCATCAAGCTGAACGCCAATCAGTACCTCACCTCGACCGCTGCCATTGCCGCAATCGGTGCGGTGGACTGCCAGCCCTTCAACCTTCCCATCTACTGCGTTATCCCGGTAAATGTCGGAGGCAACACGACCGCCTTCGACCGGCCTGCCGGAGCCTACTTCTCCCTTGACGGCAACACGGTCTACGTTCTCAACTGCGGCGCTGAGTGCGGTGGAACCACTTCCAGCATCACCTACCTCCTGCCGGGCGCGCTTCAGGTCAACAGCTACACCAACAGCACTGTGCCGGCACAGCAGAACCCCAACGCCTTCTCCTCCAATCTCCCGGTCCCAGGCGGGGTCACGACGGCAGTCTCTGATGGGAATAATCTTTACGTCGCCGGTCAGCAGCGGCAGCCGGACGGGCTCTTTGCCGGCAATCTGTCCATCATCAGCCTCGCGACCAACGCCGTCACCAGCACGGTCTCCATCTCCGACGGCTCTCACAACAAGATCCTCTTCGCTGACGACAACACTCTGTGGATCGGCTCCCAGCTCTGTGCCACTGGAGAGCGCGCAGCCCGTGCAGCCCAGCAGATCGCAGCCGGCCAGGCCACCGACCAGAGCGCGAACTACAACTGTCTCACGCGCGTGGTTCTGCCGTCGGGTTCCACCGCGGCCAGCGCCTCCATCGTTCCTGCAGTCACGCAGAGTGCAACGTCGCCCGTCGTCGTCCCTTACCCGAACACGAACCAGAACCAGTATTACTATGGCGACTTGACTGGCCTCTGCTGGGTTCAGGGCTTCCACAAGGTTTACACCGCCTACGGGGGGCAGGTGCATGCCTTCAATACAACAGACGGCTCCGAGATCAACAACGCCAACATTACCGTTCAGGGCACCGCGCTCGATGTTGCCTACCTGGACGCCGTGACCGACGCAGCCAACTAATGCAGGCTCAGACACAGGGTTCAGGTCAAAGGAAGACTCTGTCCTGCGCCTGAGCTCTGAGTTTTGTTTCTGAGCCCTATGTCCTCGCCCGCACAACTCGACATCCTGGCCATTGCAGCCCATCGCGACGACGTCGAACAGACCTGCGGCGGCACTCTGATGGCCATGCACGCCCGCGGCTGGACGACGGGGATCCTCGATCTCACCCAGGGCGAGTCCGGCACCCGCGGCACCGCCGCCGATCGCGAGTCTGAGGCCAACGCTGCCGCGCGCATCCTCAACGTCGCTCATCGTGAGGCGCTCGACCTTCCCGATGGCAACGTCGAGAACACCCTGGTCAATCGTCTCAAGCTGGCAGCCGTCCTGCGCCGCCTGCGCCCCCGCGTTGTAATCCTTCCCTACTGGCAGGGCCGCCATCCCGACCACTACACCACAGCCACGCTAGGCTACGAGGCCTGCTTCGTCAGCGGCCTCGCTAAGGTCGTAACGCCCGGCGAACTCCACCCGCCACATCGGCCGTACAAGATCCTCTATGCAAGCCTCTATGCCGACGTGCGTCCCACATTCGTCGTCGACATCACACCGTTTGCCGAGCAGCGCCTACAGTCTCTGCTGGCCTACCACTCGCAGTACGGCGCGCAGCCTGAAGGCAGTGGCCTCTTCGTCCCCGAAGAGGAGATCCGCGAGCGAACTTTCGCCACAGCGCGCCACTACGGTTTGCTGGCCGGAGTCCGCTACGCCGAGCCCTTTATTCAGAAAGAAGTATGTCTTGTTGATGACATCATGATTCTTCCAGTCCAATCAATCTAACCGCGAATGTTATTATCTCCGCAATCCGTTTCAGGGCACATTTCGTCATCACAACGAAGGTGCAGCTAGGAACGGGCACTCAGGAGAGGTCCATCGTGGAAAAAAAGCTTAATGATTTAGTAGATAAGGCTCTATCCCGCCGGAAGTTTTTGGCGGGAGCAGGGACGGCCGCTGCCGGCGCAATGATGATCGGTTGCAACAACAGCACACCAGCACCAACCACTACACCAACCCCGACACCAACCCCGCTCGACATCCCCGACAATGACATTCTGAACTTCGCCCTCAACCTGGAGTATCTTGAGGCCGAGTTCTACCTCTATGCCGCGACTGGCTCCGGTCTCTCCACCGCCGATGCACTCAGTGGGGCGGGCACCACGATCGTTCCCCCCGGCATCAAGGCAGTGCCATGGACTAGTCCGATCTTCGCCCAGTACGCGGCCGAGATCGCCCAGGATGAGCTAAATCACGTTCGCTTCCTCCAGGCAGCCATCACCGGAAACAAGGGGACCCCAGTTTCCCGCCCTGCCCTCGACCTCACCTTCTTCGGTCCGCTGGCTGTCGCAGCCAAGATCACCGCGACTCCCACCTTCAATCCCTTCGACGGCAATAACGACTTCCTTATCGGAGCCTTTGTCTTTGAAGACGTCGGCGTTACGGCCTACAGTGGCGCTGCTCCTCTGCTGGCCAACAACAATATCCTGAACGCTGCTGCCGGCATCCAGGCAGTCGAAGCCTACCACGCCGCCGAGATTCGCACTCTGATCACTGCCGTAGATGGCGCAGCCGGAAATCAGACCTACACCACCATTGCCAACCAGGTATCCGCTCTCCGCGCCACACTCGGCGGAGGTAATGAGACTGCCCTCAGCGTCAGCAGCATCGTCGCTGCCGATCCCACCAACGCCATCGCCTTCCACCGCACAACCGATCAGGTTCTGCACATTGTGTACGGCGCGGCGGGCGGAGCAGGCCTCTCCAAGGGCGGCTTCTTCCCCAATGGACTCAACGGCTCGATCTCAGTAACAGCTTCCTAAGGACGGAGACATCATGGCAACTTTAGAGACACAGCAGCTCGATGAAATTATCGTCAGCACCCGGCGAAAGATGCTCACCAAGGGAGGCGCCGCGCTGGCCGCTCTTGCCTTCGGAGCAGCCGCAACCCCTAAAAAAGCAGAGGCCCAGTCGGCTGCCATCGGCGACTCGGACATCCTCAACTTCGCTCTCAACCTGGAGTATCTCGAGGCGCAGTTCTACAACCTCGCGGTCTACGGAGTAACCATCGACAAACTGTCGACGCCGATTCCCATCAGCGTCAACGGCACCACCGGCGGCACGGTCGCGCTAAGCCCGACCTTCGCCAAGGTTCCATTCTCACTATCCTACGTACAGGCCTATGCCACGGAGACCGCAACGGAAGAAGGTAAGCACGTCCTCTTCCTCCAGAGCGCGCTCAGCACCAAGGCCGTCTCGATGCCCAACATCGATCTGTTCACTTCTTTCAACACCCTTGCCGCGGCAGCGATGATCGGTCCAAGCTTCGACCCCTTCGCAAGCGACGCCAACTTCCTGATCGGCGCTTATATCTTCGAGGATGTGGGAGTCTCCGCCTATCATGGAGCGGCTCCTCTGATTAGCGACAAGGTCAACATCCTCCCGGCAGCGGTTGGTATTCACGCGGTCGAGGCCTATCACGCCGGTCTCATCCGCACTACCATCAACGGTCTCGATGGCGGCGGTGGAACCGGTCCGCTCAGCACGCTGACGCAGATGATCTCGGCAGCTCGTTCTTCGCTGGCGAATCCGGATCCCACCAAACCGATCACCACTCCGTTTGTCACCTTCACAGGCTCAGCGGCAGACGACATCGGAGTCTCCACAACCCAGGTCGCGCTCAACACCTCCACGGCGAACATCACTGCCTCAACCATCGTTGATTGCGATCAGAACTCCCTGGGCTGGGCTCGCTCCACCTCCCAGATCCTCGCAATCGTCACCGGCACCAAACCGACCGACACGGTCCATCAGGGAGTCTTCTTCCCCAATGGCCTTAACGGTCTCATCGCATAGCTCGTACTCTGAAACCAACAAAAGAGCCGCGGCCCTCCAAGCTGCGGCTCTTTTTGTCCTGTTCAAAGACCTTCTTCAAGATCAGTTCAAACAATCACTCGCACTCGCAGCCGTTCTCTCACAAACTCCACCACCTCATCCGTCACATAGACCGGCGGCAGTATCGGCAGCACCGGCGTTCCCTCTACCAGCTTCAGCGAAACACCCTTCCACTCGGGCCTTCCGAGTACGCCTTCCGGCACCAGCACCGCATCGGCGCGATCCAGAAAGTACTTCGCAGAATCTTTGAAGTCCGCCGTCTCCGGATCGAGCACGCTTAGATAAAGATCGGGCCGCAGAAACCGCAGGATGCTGTTCGACTCGATCACCACATTCTCCGCGCGCTCCATCTCCTTACGAATGCGCGGCATCGCCTCGGACAGATCGCCTGCCCGAGTCCTCACCCAGAATGACCGCACCGCACCCGCCGCCAGATAGCGTCCCGAATCTGTCGTGGCATCTCCCCCCGGGCGCTCCTCACTGACTGCAACTGTGTGTTCGGCGGTCTCGCAGTCACAGGGCTCACCATTGGCTGAACACATTCCATGCCCGAACTGCGTGATCTTGAAGGCAGTCCAATGCATCTCGGGCATCGCTTCGATCAGCCCTGCTACCACGCTGGTCTTTCCAATGTTTCTTGTATGTCCGCCAACCACTACAGTCGCCATTATTCACCGCGCTTCTGCTGATTTTAGTCCTTCCGGACGGGCGCCCTGCGCGGGCAGCGGGCGTTCGCACGCCTTTTTAGAGCTTTGCGTGGTCCTCCCGTTGGTCGGAATCAATCTTCCTTCGCGACCAACGGGAGCGCCAACCGAAGGGGTATATACGCCACGAAGTGGCCGCGCTCCGCGCAGGAGGCCCGTCCGGCAGGACAGCTTCAACGCCGCTTCAACCGCGCAAGATCCCGCAGATACTCCTTCAAAGGTCGCGCCGGGCGCCCCCAGAACACCTCGCCCGGCCCACGCATCTTCTTCCCACTCAGCACCCCCGCTCCGCCGCCAAGAATCACGCCGGCCCCTACCGTGGCATGCTCCCCAATCCCCACCTGCCCACCCAGAATCGCGCCATCCTCCACTACACTCGAGCCCGAGATCCCCGTCTGCGCCGCGATAATGACGTTCTTCCCAATCACGCAGTTATGTCCGATATGCACGAGGTTGTCGATCTTCGTCCCGCGCCCGATCCTCGTCTCCCCAAGCGCACCACGATCGATCGTCGTATTCGCGCCAATCTCGACATCGTCCTCCACCACCAGCCGCCCCTGCTGCGGAAAGATCAGATACTCTCCCGTCTCCGCGCTCCGCACATAACCAAAGCCGGTAGATCCAAGCACAGCACCCGCCTGTACCACCACGCGATCCCCCAACACGGTCCCCGCATAGATCGTCACGCGCGCACCAATCTCGCATTCACTTCCAATCACCGCACCATCGCCCAGCACAGCACCCGGCCCAACCGCCGTTCCTACGCCAATCGCCACGCCCTGCCCCACCACAGCCGAAGCATGCACACCTGTCTGAACTCCGTTGACGCTCAACCTTCGCGCCACCTGCGCAAACGCATATTTCGCATCCGCCACCCACAACACCCTGGGATCCGGCGACCGATAGGGCGGCAGCTCCGCCGACTCCAACTTCCTGCTCGCCAGGATCACACCAGCCTTCGATTGCAGCGCCCGGCCCAACGCATCGGCTTCAACCGCAAACACAACCGAGCTCTCGTCAGCATCCTCGATGCTCGAGACCGCCGTAATCTCAACCTCCAGCAGCGGCGCGCTCACACCAACCCAGTCTGCGATCTTGCTCATCGTTGTCATCAGTAGATCCTCGCCATCAGTAGATCCCCTCTTCTCCCGGAGGCCGCGTCTTCCACCGCCGATGCATCCACAGCCATTGATCAGGATACTGCCGAATCATCGCCTCAATCGCTGCCGTGAAGGCCGCTGTATTTGTAACCGCATCAGTTTCAGAATCGCCTATATGCGCCACTTCAAGTTCTTTGCCAAAGCGCAGCACGTACTTCTGCTCGCTCTCCTCCCACAGCAGAAACCCCGGCACCACTGCGGCTCCCGTCTTCCCGGCGATGCGCGCCATCCCCGAGGCCGTACACGCCTGCACGCCAAAGAACGGCACAAACACACCCTGCGGCGGAGTCATATTCGTATCCATCAAAATCCCCACCGTCTCTCCCGCACGCATCGACGCAATCAACCCTCGCGCAAAGTCGTCTTTGTGAATGACGCGATTTCCATGCAGGCACCGAACTCGATTTACAAACTCATCGACAAGCGGGTTATCCAGCCGCCGAATCACCATCCCCATCGGCATGCCCATCAGCGAGTGATAAAAACTCGACAGCTCCCACGCCCCCAAGTGGCCCGTCAAAACCAGCACGCCCTTCCCGCGCTCACGAGCCGTCAGGTAGTTCTCCAATCCCTCGTAGCGAATAAACCAGCTGGCACTCTCCTGCGTGTATCCCGGCATCAGGCAGAACTCCGCCAGCAGCCAACCAAGACGCCGATACAACAAGCGTAGAGTCCTCTCCTGTTCAGGCTCCGGCATCTCGGGAAACGCAAGCTTCAGGTTCCGTACACCCACTCCGCGCAGTCGCCCCAACACGTGATAGGCAATGGCCGCAATCCCCGCGCCAACGGCCCTGGCCGGTCCTCGCGGAAGCAACCGCATTCCGTGAACCGCCAGCCACACCACGGCAAACTCCACCCGTTCACGGAAGCTCACCTGCGCGTCAATTCCCTCTTTTTGTGGAACTTTGCTCAAGCCTCTAGTCTACCGATTCCAACCCACGCCGCTCGAAAAACAGAAAGGGCGGCTGAATAAGCCGCCCCTCTGCAATCGAAGAACAATCAAACAACAGATGCATTACTGGTTCTTGGCAACCACGAAGTACTTGGCCACTGTGCGCACAAACGGACGAGCCTCAACCGGCGTGACCTGCTTGCCGCCGAGGATCTGATCGAATCCAATGTCCGTTCCGTACAGCGCACGAGTGTCGTCCTGATTCTGCGACAGCACCGTGCCATCCAGGTTGATTCCCGCAAAGAGCCCTTTGGCACGCGAGTAGCTCAGGAACTGCGCATTCAGCTTCCAGTCCGTTCCAGCCTGAGCGTTGCGGCCAACCGGGCCGGCAGCAGCAGCGG
The nucleotide sequence above comes from Tunturibacter empetritectus. Encoded proteins:
- a CDS encoding lysophospholipid acyltransferase family protein gives rise to the protein MSKVPQKEGIDAQVSFRERVEFAVVWLAVHGMRLLPRGPARAVGAGIAAIAYHVLGRLRGVGVRNLKLAFPEMPEPEQERTLRLLYRRLGWLLAEFCLMPGYTQESASWFIRYEGLENYLTARERGKGVLVLTGHLGAWELSSFYHSLMGMPMGMVIRRLDNPLVDEFVNRVRCLHGNRVIHKDDFARGLIASMRAGETVGILMDTNMTPPQGVFVPFFGVQACTASGMARIAGKTGAAVVPGFLLWEESEQKYVLRFGKELEVAHIGDSETDAVTNTAAFTAAIEAMIRQYPDQWLWMHRRWKTRPPGEEGIY